In Fusarium oxysporum Fo47 chromosome XII, complete sequence, one DNA window encodes the following:
- a CDS encoding nucleoporin autopeptidase-domain-containing protein, giving the protein MSLGSPRSSFRHALYPASYPVKRTLLSSDWMGPPDLGHELTRSPSRRGSDQRRTGEDTISTGGHRKGFNIVEKSLSQISKQLKTLEIDQDRGRDLLVSSSNRRGQKENIDTTALTGIADPGREGGAKSQTPGTRTETSEHTSSPTSPGNTLVISDHEANVEQNKTMTVQRPIPGGEYWMRPSKEDILAMDKDQRKRVTDLTIGRENVGVIRFKHPVDFTGIDLESLLGGLVILESRSATVYPDSFGLNPPPGEGLNFPASISLESSWPRKKTKGEDLSEDEARRQVASHIERPKSVAGTSFQSYSKEDGTWTFSVNHFSTYNQVMCNY; this is encoded by the coding sequence ATGTCCCTAGGCTCTCCTAGGTCCAGCTTTCGTCATGCTTTGTATCCCGCGTCATACCCAGTCAAAAGAACACTTCTGAGCTCCGACTGGATGGGACCTCCAGACCTAGGCCATGAACTGACCAGGAGCCCATCTAGAAGAGGCTCTGACCAACGTCGCACCGGCGAAGACACAATATCAACCGGCGGCCATAGAAAGGGCTTTAACATAGTCGAGAAATCCCTCTCACAGATCTCTAAGCAGCTAAAGACACTCGAGATTGATCAAGACCGAGGTCGAGATCTATTAGTGAGTTCTTCTAACCGCAGGGGTCAAAAAGAGAATATCGACACAACGGCATTAACTGGCATTGCCGACCCCGGTAGGGAAGGAGGGGCAAAGAGCCAAACGCCAGGCACTAGGACTGAAACCAGCGAACATACTAGTAGTCCAACCAGCCCAGGTAACACTCTGGTAATATCAGATCACGAAGCGAATGTGGAACAAAACAAAACGATGACAGTACAGCGGCCGATTCCCGGCGGCGAGTACTGGATGCGGCCTTCAAAGGAAGACATTCTGGCTATGGACAAAGATCAGCGCAAAAGGGTGACGGACTTGACCATTGGCCGGGAGAACGTTGGTGTCATTCGCTTCAAACATCCAGTTGACTTTACGGGCATTGACCTTGAGAGTTTGCTCGGTGGTCTTGTCATACTTGAAAGTCGATCAGCAACGGTCTACCCCGACTCCTTTGGACTCAATCCCCCTCCTGGCGAGGGCCTTAATTTTCCTGCTTCAATTTCCTTGGAAAGTTCGTGGCCTCGAAAGAAGACaaaaggagaagatctgTCAGAGGATGAGGCCAGGCGTCAAGTTGCGAGCCATATCGAGCGCCCGAAAAGCGTTGCGGGAACAAGTTTTCAGAGTTATAGCAAGGAGGATGGAACCTGGACGTTCTCAGTCAATCATTTCTCGACCTACAACCAAGTCATGTGCAATTATTAA
- a CDS encoding putative phosphatase regulatory subunit-domain-containing protein, giving the protein KSNEQIRPALRSRRHHRSSGTLPLYKSVRFDSALENIIYFHEMDRPFDVRKDTSPVTDCDETDLFPPPYKSLKKRTSFYEWELFTPSFPHHTTAHETMPVRLERVSLCNNQMAILGSVIVANLAFEKSVICRFTFDFWKTISETTAKYDYKTNPGEIPGYDRFVFSIMLADTIDFEAQPLFLCIRYDVNGQEYWDNNSGTNFQVDVI; this is encoded by the coding sequence AAGTCGAATGAACAGATCCGACCAGCTCTGCGTTCACGCCGTCATCATCGGTCTTCAGGCACACTCCCGCTTTACAAATCGGTTCGTTTCGACTCAGCCCTGGAGAATATTATCTATTTTCATGAGATGGACCGTCCCTTCGATGTGAGGAAAGATACATCACCTGTCACAGATTGTGACGAAACCGATTTGTTCCCACCTCCATATAAGAGTCTCAAAAAAAGGACATCGTTTTATGAATGGGAGTTATTTACCCCTAGCTTCCCTCATCATACTACCGCTCATGAAACCATGCCCGTCAGGCTTGAGAGGGTATCTCTTTGCAATAATCAAATGGCTATACTAGGTTCCGTTATAGTGGCCAACTTGGCATTCGAAAAGTCAGTCATCTGCCGTTTTACATTCGATTTCTGGAAAACTATTTCGGAAACTACAGCCAAATACGATTATAAAACTAATCCTGGCGAAATACCCGGATATGATCGATTTGTTTTCTCTATAATGCTGGCTGATACTATTGACTTTGAGGCACAGCCTTTATTCCTTTGTATACGCTATGATGTTAACGGACAAGAATACTGGGATAATAATTCCGGTACCAACTTTCAAGTTGACGTTATA
- a CDS encoding uncharacterized protein (expressed protein) — translation MPLGLESCPEPVVECIVQLLDLDDICNLRLTCKSLALRSSQYRFRTFFRSKHIKLMVDALRTFAEGIQAGGLQSLIQHLYLVGIVDECGSRKPGRQNYWQNEETRRTQEVNLLSQAFNGLAKYSKNGSPRLLTLRVAIVRNGEETTLPADSGPLVPLQRSVWLRTMHTFDTVVSALAASGLRIDGLNIFSEPDMHCSSLACDQINAIEWNDSGFAKTLATLRSLSISLSTRVFAFPRALQENKQDVGRSSKRDAAEVQAEAEDENDFVGLSRLLRLCNQLENLEINYLRVPIGYSALVGHFYYETILQRIVELDRLPILKRCKFSGISAKEADLLGFIQRARVRELSLEKVILCTGTFRSTFDYCTSRAASMTNLHFDTLYETLYDSHYVEKRIFFAGGGKSRTGFPSALATERLDREEVSVRTSIIYYISPRTPIDNPWIPEWGRFRRTENGT, via the coding sequence ATGCCTTTAGGTCTGGAAAGCTGTCCAGAACCTGTTGTCGAATGTATTGTTCAGCTGCTAGACCTCGACGATATTTGCAATCTTCGCCTCACCTGCAAATCACTTGCCTTGAGATCCTCTCAGTATCGTTTCAGGACGTTCTTTCGTTCGAAACACATCAAGCTTATGGTTGATGCTCTACGGACATTCGCTGAGGGTATTCAAGCTGGGGGTCTTCAATCTCTAATCCAGCACCTGTATCTTGTAGGTATCGTTGATGAATGCGGAAGCCGGAAACCAGGGAGGCAAAATTATTGGCAAAATGAAGAAACGCGGAGGACGCAAGAAGTCAATCTACTTAGCCAAGCATTCAACGGGCTTGCAAAATACAGCAAGAACGGAAGTCCTCGGTTGCTTACACTACGAGTAGCCATTGTCCGTAACGGCGAAGAAACAACCTTACCTGCCGATTCAGGGCCTTTAGTCCCCTTGCAGAGGAGTGTGTGGCTACGCACAATGCACACGTTTGATACGGTTGTATCTGCATTAGCCGCGAGCGGCTTGCGCATTGACggcctcaacatcttcagcgaACCGGACATGCATTGCTCTAGCTTGGCGTGCGATCAAATCAATGCAATCGAGTGGAATGACTCCGGTTTTGCTAAGACTTTGGCAACCCTAAGGTCATTATCAATAAGCCTCTCCACTCGGGTTTTCGCGTTTCCTAGAGCTCTACAAGAGAACAAACAGGACGTGGGGCGATCCTCCAAGAGGGATGCGGCTGAGGTACAAGcagaggctgaagatgaaaaCGACTTTGTCGGCCTTTCAAGACTCCTTCGGCTATGCAACCAACTTGAAAACTTGGAAATAAATTATCTTCGGGTCCCAATAGGTTATTCGGCCTTAGTCGGTCATTTCTACTACGAAACCATTCTACAGCGCATAGTCGAACTCGATAGGCTGCCCATCCTAAAGCGTTGCAAGTTTTCTGGGATTTCTGCCAAAGAGGCGGATCTGCTTGGATTTATTCAGCGGGCACGAGTCCGTGAGCTATCACTCGAGAAGGTGATACTATGTACAGGAACATTTCGGTCAACCTTCGATTACTGTACCAGCAGGGCGGCAAGTATGACGAACCTACATTTTGACACTTTATATGAGACTTTATATGATAGTCATTATGTTGAGAAAAGGATTTTTTTTGCTGGTGGCGGAAAGTCTCGAACAGGCTTTCCTTCCGCACTCGCTACTGAAAGGCTGGACCGAGAAGAGGTGAGTGTTAGGACTTctattatttactatatCTCACCACGAACGCCGATCGACAATCCATGGATCCCAGAATGGGGGAGGTTCAGGCGCACGGAAAATGGCACATGA
- a CDS encoding chaperonin 10-like protein: protein MPVIEIPKEQWAQVLEKPGGLVVHKKVPVHMPGPDEVLVNVKYSGVCHTDLHAMMGDWPLKRKMPLVGGHEGAGVVVAKGELVMNIEISDHVGIKWLNGSCLNCTFCLQGDEQLCPQALLSGYTVDGTFQQYAIAKAAHITRIPSECSLEDVCPILCAGLTVYKGLKESGVRPGQYVAIVGAGGGLGCVALQYAKAMGVHSIAIDAGNDKSKVCKDLGAAAFIDFQESSDIAADVRAAVPDGFGPHAVLVLATHEVPFQQAYKYVRSHGSVVCIGMPGYAYLKAPIFATVVRMVNIKGSYVGNRQDAAEAIEFFRLGQIKAPHKLIGLSHLQDVYDMMLKDEIVGRYVVDTSK from the exons ATGCCTGTTATTGAAATCCCAAAGGAGCAATGGGCGCAAGTACTCGAAAAGCCCGGGGGCC TGGTTGTTCATAAGAAAGTTCCCGTACATATGCCAGGTCCCGATGAGGTCTTGGTCAATGTAAAGTATTCCGGAGTCTGTCATACCGACTTACACGCTATGATGGGTGATTGGCCACTAAAGAGGAAGATGCCTCTAGTTGGTGGTCACGAAGGCGCTGGTGTCGTGGTCGCCAAGGGTGAGCTTGTCATGAACATAGAGATTAGTGACCACGTTGGGATCAAGTGGTTAAATGGCTCTTGTTTAAACTGCACTTTCTGCTTACAAGGCGATGAGCAGCTCTGTCCTCAGGCTCTCCTCTCCGGCTATACAGTAGACGGCACTTTCCAGCAATATGCTATTGCCAAGGCGGCACACATCACCCGAATCCCTAGCGAGTGTAGCCTGGAAGACGTTTGTCCGATCCTTTGCGCAGGACTCACCGTTTACAAGGGGCTTAAAGAATCTGGTGTTCGTCCGGGGCAATATGTCGCCATAGTTGGTGCAGGCGGTGGCCTCGGATGCGTCGCTCTACAGTACGCTAAGGCCATGGGTGTCCACAGCATTGCAATCGACGCAGGGAACGATAAATCCAAGGTTTGCAAAGATCTGGGTGCAGCAGCTTTTATCGACTTCCAAGAGTCCTCAGATATTGCCGCTGATGTTAGGGCCGCAGTCCCCGACGGGTTCGGGCCCCACGCTGTCCTCGTGCTCGCAACCCACGAGGTGCCATTCCAGCAGGCATACAAATATGTTCGATCACACGGCAGTGTTGTTTGCATTGGTATGCCGGGCTATGCATATCTCAAAGCACCAATCTTCGCCACTGTCGTTCGCATGGTCAACATCAAAGGCAGTTATGTGGGGAACCGCCAGGACGCAGCCGAGGCTATTGAATTCTTCCGACTTGGCCAGATTAAAGCGCCACACAAGCTTATTGGTTTGAGTCATCTACAGGATGTCTATGATATGATGCTTAAGGATGAGATTGTGGGTCGGTATGTCGTTGATACAAGCAAGTGA
- a CDS encoding S-adenosyl-L-methionine-dependent methyltransferase, whose protein sequence is MSIYGRATFSAAGYAAARPTYPATLYKTILGYYHHEDPHGTLLDLGSGHGIVARELSPRFARAIAIDPSAGMMQQGMQATAQFSKISFRQGSAEDLSFLPAHSVDMAVAGESAHWFDYPRVWPELSRVVKSGGSLAFWGYKDNIIIGHPQANKIFERFCYGEGDVSPGLGGLNQYWERPARDILRGLLADVKPPGSHWDKIKRITYNVDKDTTEVADAETAWMRSKINLGQFEAYVRAFTAYRGWMDAHPDNKSRAEGGEGDIVDILFDQILEAEPEWKAQGDRWRDIEVESVWGTYILLAKRK, encoded by the exons ATGTCCATTTATGG GAGGGCAACTTTCTCTGCTGCAGGGTACGCCGCAGCCAGGCCCACGTATCCTGCAACTCTGTACAAGACAATTCTGGGGTATTATCATCATGAGGATCCTCATGGTACGCTGCTGGACTTGGGTTCTGGCCATGGAATTGTTGCTAGGGAGCTGAGCCCCCGCTTTGCCAGAGCCATCGCCATTGACCCAAGTGCTGGTATGATGCAGCAAGGAATGCAAGCCACTGCCCAGTTCTCCAAGATCTCGTTCCGCCAGGGCAGCGCCGAGGACTTGTCTTTTCTACCGGCGCACTCGGTAGACATGGCTGTAGCCGGCGAGTCAGCGCATTGGTTCGACTACCCCAGAGTCTGGCCAGAGTTGTCCAGGGTAGTCAAGTCAGGCGGCTCACTGGCCTTTTGGGGGTACAAGgacaacatcatcattggACACCCGCAAGCCAACAAGATATTTGAGAGGTTCTGCTACGGTGAAGGAGATGTGTCGCCCGGGCTGGGAGGGTTGAACCAGTATTGGGAGCGTCCCGCGCGAGACATCCTCCGGGGCCTGTTGGCGGACGTCAAGCCCCCTGGGTCGCATTGGGACAAGATCAAGCGAATCACCTACAACGTTGACAAAGACACGACTGAGGTTGCAGACGCAGAGACGGCCTGGATGAGGAGCAAGATCAATCTAGGACAGTTTGAGGCTTATGTGCGGGCCTTCACTGCTTATCGGGGCTGGATGGATGCGCACCCGGACAACAAGAGTCGTGCCGAAGGCGGTGAGGGAGACATTGTGGACATCTTGTTTGACCAGATCTTGGAGGCAGAACCTGAGTGGAAGGCACAGGGTGATCGCTGGAGAGACATTGAGGTTGAATCAGTTTGGGGCACGTACATTCTACTAGCGAAGAGGAAGTGA